The Phycisphaerales bacterium AB-hyl4 genome includes the window CGCCGAAGGAGCGAGATTTGTTTTTTCCGACTCGCCGGTGGCTTGGGAGATTCGTCCTGTTTCGTTTTCGCCGTCGTCAGTTCAACCATGGTCATGCTCCCCATGAACGATCGCGGGCGGCGCGGGATGCAGTTCCCGCGACGGGTCCCGCTGTTCGCGGCGCTCTTCAAGCAGGCGATGCAGCCGCTGAACAGTCTGCAGAAGCAGCTGGATAAGCTTTTGATGGTGCATCATCAGGTGAATTCCCGCCTCGCTCCGGAGTTCAAGTCCCGGCAGCGTTTTTTCAAACCGCTGAGCGGCGTCGACCATATTCACCTGGTACTGCGCCCCCATATCTGCAAGCATGCCGCAGAGTCCGCTTCGCCAGGCCGCGTCCGGAATCTCCTGCTGGCCGCGAAGAATGGCAGCCACCTGCTTGACGTCTTTCGCGCGTGCTCCCGAGATCGGCTCCCATCCGTCTTCCGGATCTTCATCAATCAGCGAGGCCGGGTCCACCTCTTCCGCCACCAGCGCTTCAAGTTCCGGGTCGATTTCCCGGCCCGCTTGCCGCGCGTCCTTGACTTGCAGCCGCGCCTGCTCCAGTTCGTCCTCCGCCGCCTTCACGTGCTTCGCCGGCATGGCGAGGATGTCTGCTACGAGGGCTTCGAGGCCATCGATCGGCGGCCCGAGCCGCTCGACATCCTGCTCCAGCTGGTTTCGCAGCAGACCCGCGACATCGGCCTTTTGTCGATTGTGTTGGACGTCTGCCAACAGATCGGCGTCCGGGACCTGCGGGAGCGTATCGCCCCACGCGTCAGGCGGCATGTCCTGGGCCCGCTGGAGCGCGAGCGTCTGCTGCGCGATCTGGCGTACAATCGATCGATCGAAAGCATCATCATCGGGCCGGGCCAGATCCGCGACGATGCCGTCGTAGCGTTGCCGCTCGCTCGAAATCAGCGAGAGGACAAAACGAGAGGCGGATGCAAAGCCGCCATGACGCAGCGCATTTTGAGCCGAGCGGGCTTTGCCCGCTGGCGTGACAGGGCCCATGCTCTTGCGGCCGTTCGCCTTAGATGCTCGGCGCTGAGCTTCGCTGCGTTTTCTTTTTGATTTTTTCGGTTTTGATGTTGCACTCATCCACTATTGCCTTTCCCAAGTTGATGAACACGCGTTAGGCTCGATACATCCGGGACACATACCGGTGTATTACACTGGCAGTATATGCCGGTGTAATACACTGGCAACTTAAAATTTTTCAAAGGTTCTCTCCCCATGGGCGAAAAGAAACGCAACCCCAAGAAAATCATGAGCATACGCATCGACGCCGACGATAAAGAATCCATTGAAGGCGCCGCCCGCGCCTTGGGCATGACCACGAGTGGCTTCGTGGCCTCGGCGGCGATCGACGCTGCGGAACGCGTGGACCAGACGACGCCAATGCCTCCGCACGAGGATGGTGATGACGTGCCTGGGTTTTTCCGCGCAGCTTGCGCCGTCGCAGCACGCGGGGGCCACCAGGGATACGCGCGGGCCGGCTTCGAGCTGGCATCAAAAGTGCGATGGCTGATCCCGGACCCCGTGACCGATGAGGACTGGGACCTCGCCCTCTTCGATCTGCGCAGCCTCTTAGCCGAGAAAGATATCTGGGGGGTGATCGGGTGGTTCCGTCGCTATTTCGCGGGATGTCTTCAGCTCGTGCCCCAACGCCGCCGCACGCAGTTCGCCTACGGCGCCATTGCGGCTTTTGAGCGTGGGCAGGTTTTTTCTGCGTAGCGCATCCTCCGATGAGCCGAATCTCCGATGCATCGCGCTGATCATGGCCTGCCAGGCTGATGTAAACGTACGCAGCCGCCGCTGCGCAACTGCCCGAAGGTGGCTGCGGCTGTGGCTGCCGCTGCAATCAGATGAAATACATGGGGCGACGTGTGACGAAACTGGCGCAGCGTGCCGCCGGCGTGGGCTTCCACGACACCAGTACCTACCTGGACCATGCCCTCGGGCTGAAGGTCGCACCCAGACCGTGGCGCGGCGCGACGCACGTGCCCCCATTCCTGCACGATCGATACGACTTTCATGAGATCCAGTTGTACGACACGCCTTGCCTGCTGATGGTAGATCGACACAATCACGAGGAGGCGCCTGCCACGGTGCGGAAGCACATCGATCAGATCCATCCGCGATGGGGCGGGCCAGTCGTTCTTGTCCGGCGCGCTGTCACCGCTTACAACCGCAAGCGACTGATCGAGCAGCGGGTGCCATTCATCGAAGGGGCCGACGGCAACGTCGAACACCTCGCCGAGCACGGCGTCAGTCCCGACGAAGCCGAAGACGTGCTGGCCGACCCGATCCACACTGAGACCAGCCGCAGCAGCGGTCACTCGATCGCCTTCGGCACACGCGCCACCGCCGCAAGCTCGCCGTGGTATACACGATGCTCGACCGCGTCACCGCTTACCCCATCACCGCCTACGACGTGGAGTAGATGGCCATGCCCAACATTCAACGCTCCAGCAAGAAACTCACGCCCGAGCAAATCCGCAAGCTCAAAGTCCAGGCCAAGCAGATCGACCGCGACGACGCCGAAAACATCAAGACCCAGGGCCGGGCGGTCTTCGCCCACCACGAGCAACTGCGAGGCATCCTGCACACGCTGGTCGCCGAGCGCAAACGGCAGGGCCTGAGTCTGACCGATCTCGCCGGCCGCACTGGCATCGCCAAATCCAATCTCAGCCGGCTTGAGAACAGCGAGAACACCACTCCCGGCCTCGATACGCTCGAACGCTACGCCCGAGCCGTCGGCAAGACCCTTCGCGTGGAGTTGATGGATGCCGCCTGACCCAGGCCGCAGGCCATGCCAAACGCCCGCCAGTCCGAGACAAGGTCATCCCCATCGCTACATTCTTATCCCCCCGAGCGCTGCACTCCTAATTGAAGCCGGGTCCGTCAAGGCCAGTGTTCGGCGGATGGGTTCAGGCTCCTATCCGAGTTGCGCGGCCTTGGCCGCGGCCCATTCAACTTCAATACGACGACGCCCATTCTTTTAGCACGCATTTCTCATCGTTGATTTGAAAAAGGTCGGCCCTTGTTGCTCAATTGTTGGCGTGAACAGCAGTTGAGCACAGGCAAGGAGGCCGATCGATGGTGACACCGTGTACCCAACGCAGCTTCCCATTTCATCGCGTCGGACGGCGGCAGGTGACGGCTCGATTCGATGACGGACGCATCAGCAGCGATGGCGGCGGCATGCTGTTGAGCGAGGTAGCCCTTCGCTTCGGCATCCTCAAACAGTCGTCCACTGTTTCCGTGATCATCGCGAGCCGACGCGATGCGAACACGCGCTCGAACATCTGCTGGCCCAGCGGGTCGCTTCGGCAAGACCCCGCAGTGCTTCGGGGGGTTTCGATCTGCACTGTTGCTGCGCGGCGGGCTTTCGCCCGACATTTGCCTTTTCTGTACACCTCGCGCCGATGGCCGACTCGCAGGACGACCACCACAAGCCGATCGTCGTAGACTTCGTAGATCAGCTGATAGTCTCCGATACGCAACCGCCACAGGTTCTCTTCCCCCTGCATTTTGACCACGCCCTCGGGACGTGGGTATTCAGCCAGATGATCCAGCAAACGAACGATCCGCCGTTGCGTGGTGCGATCCAGCTTGCGGGTAGTGGGTCAGTCTGAACTTTTCGATTTTTTGTAGGGGCCGCGCTTGTTCGATTCGGTCCCGATCTTCGCCCGTTCTTCCTGCTCCAGCAATTCGACCATTTCTTCCAGCGTCCATGCGTGATCGGCCACGCCAGCGGCCATCGCGGGGGTCTGCTTCTTCAAGCTGCCGTGAACCCGGCAGAAGTTGTAGTGGAAGAAGTACATGGCCACGGCCAGCGAGTGATTCTCAAGTTTCTTGCTGAACGCGTTGGTCAGCCGGGTGAAGCGCCGCATGCTCAACCGACGACGATCCGGGTCTTCGGGCCGCAGGTATCGCGTAGACCGACGCCCGCGGGCGCGTTGCGGACATCCACGCCCTGCGGACGACATTCGGCATGCATCTCGCCGTCGCCGGCGTCCATCCGCAGATACACGCTCATCAGT containing:
- a CDS encoding type II toxin-antitoxin system RelE/ParE family toxin gives rise to the protein MDRTTQRRIVRLLDHLAEYPRPEGVVKMQGEENLWRLRIGDYQLIYEVYDDRLVVVVLRVGHRREVYRKGKCRAKARRAATVQIETPRSTAGSCRSDPLGQQMFERVFASRRLAMITETVDDCLRMPKRRATSLNSMPPPSLLMRPSSNRAVTCRRPTR
- a CDS encoding helix-turn-helix domain-containing protein, with translation MPNIQRSSKKLTPEQIRKLKVQAKQIDRDDAENIKTQGRAVFAHHEQLRGILHTLVAERKRQGLSLTDLAGRTGIAKSNLSRLENSENTTPGLDTLERYARAVGKTLRVELMDAA
- a CDS encoding DUF1778 domain-containing protein, whose translation is MGEKKRNPKKIMSIRIDADDKESIEGAARALGMTTSGFVASAAIDAAERVDQTTPMPPHEDGDDVPGFFRAACAVAARGGHQGYARAGFELASKVRWLIPDPVTDEDWDLALFDLRSLLAEKDIWGVIGWFRRYFAGCLQLVPQRRRTQFAYGAIAAFERGQVFSA